Proteins co-encoded in one Cricetulus griseus strain 17A/GY chromosome 1 unlocalized genomic scaffold, alternate assembly CriGri-PICRH-1.0 chr1_1, whole genome shotgun sequence genomic window:
- the Rpl31 gene encoding 60S ribosomal protein L31, with product MAPAKKGGEKKKGRSAINEVVTREYTINIHKRIHGVGFKKRAPRALKEIRKFAMKEMGTPDVRIDTRLNKAVWAKGIRNVPYRIRVRLSRKRNEDEDSPNKLYTLVTYVPVTTFKNLQTVNVDEN from the exons ATGGCTCCCGCAAAGAAGGGTGGCGAGAAGAAGAAGGGCCGTTCTGCCATCAACGAGGTGGTGACCCGAGAATACACCATCAACATTCACAAGCGCATCCATGGCGT GGGCTTCAAGAAGCGTGCTCCTCGGGCACTCAAAGAAATCCGGAAATTTGCCATGAAGGAGATGGGGACTCCGGATGTGCGCATTGATACCAGGCTCAATAAAGCCGTCTGGGCCAAAGGAATAAG GAATGTTCCATACCGTATCCGTGTACGTTTGTCCAGAAAACGTAATGAAGATGAGGACTCACCAAACAAGCTGTACACATTGGTAACCTATGTGCCTGTTACCACATTCAAAA ATCTACAGACAGTCAACGTGGATGAGAACTAA